The window GGGAGAAATATTTAAGCAGCTCACGTACTTACCTATTTCACCATGTTTAGTGATAGGACCTGCATGAATCTTCAATATATCTAATCTGGCTTGTTCATTTGGTAAATCAATATCTAAAAAGagaaggttgttgttttttttaattaaaatgggtGAACAAGGGTAATGTACAGAATTATACACACGCTTAAGAATAAAGATGTCAACTCACGGATTTTTCTATCCAGTCTTCCAGGACGCAGCAATGCAGGATCTAAAGTGTCTGGTCTATTTGTAGCCATGATCATTTTAACTCTGTGCAGAGTGTCAAATCCATCCATTTGATTCAATAACTAgaggaaatggattttttttttaaaacaaggaatttttttttaacttaacttGTTCATAAATCTAATAGCTCACACCATTTTCCACACACTTCATTTTCATTAGTGATCATTACAGAAAAAGGATTGGTGGAAACAATAGTCCTAAAGCAATGCTACCCGATTCTTAACTGTAATGATCCAAGAATACCACAGCTCCCCACATATTCCAtaaaggaaagttaaaaaaaaaaaaaaaaaaaaaaagataaaaagtcAGAACAAAACAGCTCAAAGATGGAAGATTGCAACATTCTAGTCACCTTGcattctctctttttccctccaAATACTAAAAGCCAGTGATTGGCAGTTATACTTTCAATATATTGCACTAAGGATGATTCACACAAATTGTGTTTGCAGAACAGCCCCTAGAACATTCAATCACCCCTGAAGACATTTCATTAGATATATCCAGTTCTGCTATGGAAAACTCAAACCTCTATCCTTTGTGATTATTTTATACTACAAGTGAGGTAGATATATTTGCTTAATATGCATTCCTTTTAGGCTGGGAAAACTGATAAACCAGACCAGTGGGATCACACACACCAATCAGACCTAGAATTCTTACAGAGAATTGTGTTGCtgattgagggtttttttaaaaaattctctttaACATGACTGATTGTTCCATTTCCAATTACCTTAGTTCACCATTGTAGTTAATATCCCAAATTGATGACAATGTGTTTTTAACTTTAGATGTTAGATATTTTTTGAACAGAAAGCCTCTATCCTGCAGAGAGGTTCTGCAGGGAGGTTTTTCCCTTGAAAGAGTTAATGCCCTCCAACATCTAAACAAGATGCGTTAAGTGTTGGTGTAATCAGTTCTTGTGGACGAAGCGCAGAAGCCTGAGCTCAAGTCTTTGCAGATAAAGGCTctcaaatcacttttgaaattaATTACATACAAATACGTGGCTTATGCATTTTGGATCTCAAACTGTTTTAACtgcttttttttaagtgaagtatCTCAGTTCACTTTTAACACAACACTAGTGCAGCAACAGTTCTAACAATCTGAATATATGGATTTGCACATCTATTTTTCGCTTTACTATAAAAGATTACGTATTAGCCATTTACCTCCATTAGGGTTCTCTGAATTTCTCTATCAGCTGAAGTTCCCTCAGAGAAACGACGGCCACCTATAATATATATTAAATCTGAAAGTTACCTGTACGTTTTTTTTTAAGGATCAAAATGGTTTCTGAGATAAATAAATGTTAAAGTACTAAAAATCATATTATGTATTAGGTAAAGTTAAATGCATGTTTAGGAGTGTATCTTGATCCAGGCCAAATGCAATATCTGATTTTAAGTTAGCTGTAATGGGCTCCAGAAGCAAGTTGAAAGGAGAGGTATCCTCTACCCTGTTCATTCCGCACAAAAAGGTTCCCTGACAATCAACTTTGTATTAATTCTTTTTAAGAAAAGAGAGACTATTACTTCAGAGCTGGCTTAAATAATCACAAGAGACTTTAGCCATCGTACAGTCCATTAGCCTTACCAATAGCATCTATTTCATCCATGAAAATGATACATGGCTGATGATCTCTGGCATAGTTGAACATTTCTCTGATCAACCGAGCGCTTTCACCAATGTACTTGTCTACAATAGAACTAGACACGACCTGTTGAAAATGAATGGGTAACATGAGCAAACAGACTGAAGTACAACCAGAAGGACTGTCACTATTTGAAAAGAATGCTGTTATTTTTACCTTTAAGAAATTGCAGTCCAGTTGGCTTGCAACAGCTCTGGCTAGTAGTGTTTTCCCAGTACCTGGACAGACAGAGACTGAAGTTGTTCAACTTGTAGACCAATCGGTAAAGTTACAGACTGAAATATATTTCAAGGGTACAGAAGTATAACAGAATACAGCAACAGGTTTCCAAGGGGGCAGCTCAGCACTAATTACATTGTAAGGCAGAGGCCCCCAAACTGTGGGACGGACGAATGTTTGGGGGTgcgcagctggagcccaggccaggcccccagggagggagcgccacccagctctgtccctgttccccagctgctggccccacccccagctgttgcTGCCTTGTCCCTGTCCGCACCCCCAACTCCCAGAGCTGCATCCCCGCTCCCGGCTCCAGGGGGGGCACGGATATGGTAAGGGGGGGATGCAAGGTAAAAAGTTTTGAGACCACTGTTGTAAGGAGAACTGAAATTCAGATGCCTAGATGATAGGTTTTTGGACACGAAGTCTCATTCTGCCTTAATTAtggacagaactcaaaactggaAATGAAAGGCATCTACAGACGTGTACTCACCTGGTGGGCCATACAGCAAGCAGCCTTTTGGAGGTATAATTCCCACACGCTGAAATAATTCTGGATTTGTAAGTGGTAACTCTATTACCTGAGAAAAGAGGCAGGTaagtagtgttttgttttaaagagatcCTTGACTATATTACTCTATGCTTAGATGCTATGGTATATACATTTATGGTACAATATATAGGTATGGATTTCCCCATAACTTCTTCATTCTTTTCACTACTAATCCCAGCAAGCACAATCTCTTTATACAGGATCAGAAAGAGTTAGCTATAGAAATGCTGTCAGGGAAATTTTCTTCACCTGTTTTATGGATTAAATCTGAGGATCTGCACAACTCTGCTCTTATTCCAATCTCTCCAACATCTTGTCTAAACCTTCTTGTAACTTGCTCCTTTGGACAAAGTTCCGCCCCCAGTCATACACATGAATATCCACAGTAACCCATTTCAATAGTTACTCCAGTCCAAAGactagaatttggccctttgtcgTTCTCTTCCACTGTGCTTTGCACTTTTACTTTGACACCCCCTCAACTTGGAAGCATCCTTCAAACCCATCTATTTTAGTATAGCCTCCCAATGTTAATCTCATTTGCATCTCCACACCCTCTTGTACCCGAACTGTTGATGTGCACATTATATTCCTCTGAGCCAGATTACCTGCAATCTGGTATAGGCCCCTGTTCTTTCAGAGCCTATGTTACGCACTATGTACATTTATGGAGatcaaaaagtatttttaaatagtgCACCTAAAAGCTCTCCTTCCTACATGAAGTTAATAAGGTACAAATAATGCTATTCTTTAATACCCGGTCTCATGATTGTTTAAGATAAAAAAACATGATATAACATGTTTATCTACATGCTTATGACACAGAAAGGAAAACCCTCCCCTATCAGTATAAAACCCTTTCCTGAACATCTTTAAATAGCATGTGTTAGACTTTTTAGACCTTTCAATCCACCCGGCACAACACAGAAATACATACTGAATAGAGGTAATTAAACATTCAGTACCTCTCTTAGCTCCCTGATTTGTTCCGATAACCCTCCAATCTCAGAATAAGAAACATTCCCAGGATCTTCATGAGACATATTGTAAACTAATGGATCCACTTCCCTTGGCAAGTATCTGTAGCATTTGAGTATTAATAAAACAGATGTTATCTTTTCATTCTGCACACACTGTATACTCATCAGTCATATAATAAATCTTAGTGCTGGCTGGCAAACGCTTGTTTCCCCTGTgaaaaactgacaaaaaaaatttccctcaAAATTTtgtaataaacattttttcatcTTTGCAGTAAAACTTTTCAAAGATGAAAcattttttggggagggagggattcaCCAACATGCCCCCAACTGACAAAAAACAGACCTTTCCCACAGAagtttgttttgattaaaaagtaatttcaaacaaaaaacattttgatccACTCTAATAAAGCTGTAAGACCACCCTGAAAGTATT of the Eretmochelys imbricata isolate rEreImb1 chromosome 6, rEreImb1.hap1, whole genome shotgun sequence genome contains:
- the PSMC6 gene encoding 26S proteasome regulatory subunit 10B; this encodes MALPGIPYERRLLIMADPRDKALQDYRKKLLEHKEIDGRLKELREQLKELTKQYEKSENDLKALQSVGQIVGEVLKQLTEEKFIVKATNGPRYVVGCRRQLDKSKLKPGTRVALDMTTLTIMRYLPREVDPLVYNMSHEDPGNVSYSEIGGLSEQIRELREVIELPLTNPELFQRVGIIPPKGCLLYGPPGTGKTLLARAVASQLDCNFLKVVSSSIVDKYIGESARLIREMFNYARDHQPCIIFMDEIDAIGGRRFSEGTSADREIQRTLMELLNQMDGFDTLHRVKMIMATNRPDTLDPALLRPGRLDRKIHIDLPNEQARLDILKIHAGPITKHGEIDYEAIVKLSDGFNGADLRNVCTEAGMFAIRADHDFVVQEDFMKAVRKVADSKKLESKLDYKPV